The Candidatus Nitrosymbiomonas proteolyticus genome has a segment encoding these proteins:
- a CDS encoding glycosyl transferase, translated as MDSPYLAVIIPAFNEEGRIVPTLERLREYFTATTHTWSVTVVSDGSTDQTVPKVTDFAAQDARFKLISYPQNRGKGCAVRTGMLHVEGQLLLLCDADLAAPIEEVEKLLPPIESGADIAIGSRPLKESRLEIRQPWYREMLGRAFNMAVQLLAIRGIKDTQCGFKLFRREVARDVFSRCKLDGFGYDFEALMIARDLGYRIDEIPIRWSHQEGSKVVLMRDGPRMIRDLVKLRLMGKSARLKPREP; from the coding sequence TTGGATTCGCCCTACCTTGCCGTTATCATCCCCGCATTCAATGAAGAGGGTCGGATCGTGCCCACCCTCGAACGGCTCCGCGAGTACTTCACGGCGACGACTCACACATGGTCGGTCACCGTCGTCAGCGATGGGAGCACCGACCAAACGGTGCCGAAGGTCACTGACTTTGCCGCTCAGGACGCTCGATTCAAGCTGATATCTTACCCGCAAAACCGGGGCAAGGGCTGCGCGGTTCGAACGGGGATGCTGCACGTCGAGGGTCAACTCTTGCTCCTTTGCGACGCAGACTTAGCCGCTCCCATCGAAGAGGTCGAAAAGCTGCTCCCTCCTATCGAGTCCGGCGCGGACATCGCGATCGGGAGCCGCCCGTTGAAAGAGAGCCGCTTGGAGATTCGGCAGCCGTGGTATCGGGAGATGCTGGGGCGGGCGTTCAATATGGCGGTGCAACTTCTGGCCATCCGAGGCATCAAGGATACGCAATGCGGATTCAAGCTCTTTCGCCGCGAGGTCGCGAGGGACGTGTTTTCGCGTTGCAAGCTCGACGGTTTTGGATACGACTTCGAGGCGCTGATGATCGCGCGGGACCTCGGGTACCGGATCGACGAAATTCCGATCCGGTGGTCGCACCAAGAGGGCTCGAAGGTCGTTTTGATGCGGGATGGACCGCGGATGATTCGCGACCTCGTGAAGTTGAGGCTCATGGGGAAGTCTGCGAGGCTGAAGCCGCGTGAACCCTAG
- a CDS encoding superoxide dismutase, translated as MESTAIAPKLVEVPQALPEKVFSTSRVGISRATHDEHLKLWQGYANKTNEIRKALAEMEIDPAKANQVYSQMRALKGNYAFAYGGYINHAVYFDTLGGSGGPAAGNVASLIDEAYGSFERWVADWKATGIAGRGWAFLAYDHMEGRVHNYIGDAQDTFPTWNNSLLLAMDVYEHAYYLDFQTARAKYIDAYLQVIDWDAVNARLAVSLSR; from the coding sequence ATGGAAAGTACTGCAATCGCACCCAAGCTCGTCGAAGTTCCCCAAGCTCTGCCCGAGAAGGTGTTTTCGACCTCGCGCGTCGGCATCTCTCGCGCTACGCACGACGAGCATCTCAAGCTCTGGCAGGGTTACGCCAACAAGACCAACGAAATCCGGAAAGCCTTGGCTGAGATGGAGATCGACCCCGCGAAGGCCAATCAGGTCTACAGCCAGATGCGCGCGCTCAAGGGGAATTACGCCTTCGCCTATGGCGGATACATCAACCACGCCGTGTACTTCGACACGCTGGGGGGTTCGGGCGGACCCGCGGCCGGCAACGTGGCGTCGCTCATCGACGAGGCCTACGGAAGCTTCGAAAGGTGGGTGGCGGATTGGAAAGCGACCGGAATCGCGGGGCGCGGATGGGCTTTCCTCGCCTACGATCACATGGAGGGACGCGTTCACAACTACATCGGCGACGCGCAGGACACCTTCCCCACGTGGAACAACTCGCTGCTTCTCGCCATGGACGTGTATGAGCACGCGTACTATCTGGACTTTCAGACCGCGCGCGCAAAGTACATCGACGCCTACTTGCAGGTCATCGACTGGGATGCGGTCAACGCTCGCTTGGCCGTCTCGCTCAGCCGGTAA
- a CDS encoding methylase (involved in ubiquinone/menaquinone biosynthesis): protein MNPSEYSRMRSLEDHYWWFVGRRQLAMRLLRATVPEGRGARVLDLGCGTGAVLEEVSAEYWGAGVDLSPLALQFCSQRGCRRLARASGVNLPVRTGSLDSILALDVFEHIELHREAMREAWRALKPGGALILSVPAFRSLWGPHDVALMHFRRYRRRELESLLREAGFRQVRVSYSVFFLFPLVWAIRQVERARPGPAKASLPGVPGWMNSLLIRLQAIEGAVLQRLRLPWGSSLVAIALKDE from the coding sequence GTGAACCCTAGCGAGTACTCCCGCATGCGATCGCTCGAAGACCACTACTGGTGGTTCGTGGGTCGTCGCCAGCTTGCGATGAGGCTCTTAAGGGCGACCGTTCCAGAGGGCCGCGGCGCGAGGGTACTGGACCTTGGGTGCGGCACGGGCGCGGTGTTGGAGGAGGTGTCCGCGGAGTATTGGGGCGCGGGCGTGGACCTCAGCCCTTTGGCGCTGCAGTTCTGCTCGCAGCGGGGCTGCCGCCGGCTGGCGCGAGCGTCAGGGGTGAACTTACCTGTTCGCACAGGATCGCTCGACTCGATTCTGGCCCTCGATGTATTCGAGCACATCGAACTCCATAGGGAAGCGATGCGGGAGGCATGGCGCGCGCTCAAACCGGGAGGGGCATTGATCTTGAGCGTTCCGGCATTTCGGAGCCTCTGGGGTCCCCACGACGTTGCTCTGATGCACTTCCGCAGATACCGACGCAGAGAACTCGAAAGCCTCCTTCGAGAAGCTGGATTTCGGCAGGTTCGAGTGAGCTACTCCGTGTTCTTTCTCTTCCCTCTGGTTTGGGCGATCCGGCAGGTCGAGCGCGCGCGCCCCGGGCCGGCGAAAGCGTCGCTCCCCGGCGTTCCGGGATGGATGAATTCGCTGCTCATTCGGCTCCAGGCGATCGAGGGCGCGGTGCTCCAGCGACTCAGATTGCCTTGGGGATCGAGCCTGGTGGCGATTGCTCTCAAGGACGAGTAG